TTTAAGCAACAAAAGAATAAAGCAATATCAGGAATTGGTGAATGCAGGTGCAGCCAATAAATTTGATTTGGAACAGGCAATGTCAACTTCCCAGGATTTACAATCAAGAATCAGTGCAGCACAGGCTCAGAAATCATCTTTAGAAACCAAATACAACTCTAATTACAACGGAGAAAACGCTTCAGTTTCAGAAATCAAAGCCAAATTAGAACAAGCAAAATGGAATCTTTCTCAAACTGTGGTTTTAGCACCAACAGACGGTTTTATTCCCAACGTACAGCTGAACGAAGGTGCAATCATAGCGCCGTTCAAATCTGCTTTTGTTTTAATTCAAAAACAACAGTCTATTATTGCATTCTTTTCTCAAAATGAGTTGGAAGCTGTAAAAAATGGTGATGAAGTAGAACTTGCTTTAAAAACCTCACCCGGAAAAGTGGTAAAAGCAAAACTGGAATATGTAATCGATGCAACAAGCCAGGGTATTATGAACAATGCAGGAGGAATGTTTGGTGGCAACGGAACAACAGCCGGAATCCCAGATACCGCGAGACAATTGCCTGAAACAGACGGGAAATTGATTGCAAAATTTGTTTTAGATGAAAAAGAAAAACCATTAACAGTTGGTGCGCGAGGTACAGCTGTTATTTATTCTGATAACATTAAACCTTTACATTTGATAAGAAAAGTGATGGTGAGAGTGAACAGTAAAGTCAATTACTTAATTCTAAAACTTCACTAAAATGCTAAAGAAAATAAGTATTGCAAGCGTTCTGTTACTAACTTTAACCTCTTGTATTGGTTATAAAAATGCAACACCAGAAAAAGTAGAAGATTTAAAAAACACCAGCGAAATAAAAGCAAACATCGAAATTCCTGATAAATGGATTCAAGATAAAGAAACAGACAGCCCCGATTTTTCTTATCAATGGATGAATGAGCTTATTACAACCGAGCTTGAAGTTTTAGTAAAGGAAGGACTTGCCCACAACGCAGATATTATTATCTCTAAAGAAAAGTTGAATCAAATAGAATTGTCGATGGATATTGCAGGAAGCAATCTTTACCCGAGTGTAAATGCGTTGGCAAATACCAGCAACAATCTTGTAAGCGGAACTCACATCGGAAATTTACAGTTAAAAGCCAATTGGGAGCTCGACCTTTGGGGAAAAAATAAATCGGCTGAAATGGTGAGTGTAAGTCAATATTATTCGGCGGCATTTCAACAAAAAATGTTGAAGCAATCGGTTGCTGCAATGATAGCCAAAGCTTACTATCTTAATATTGCAGGGCAATATCAGGAACAGAAAATCAGTCAGTATATTGGTATGACTGAAGACTTGAAGAAAATTTATCTTGTTCAAAATAAGGTCGGAACTGCCAATGAAATTGATCTATCCAACATCGAAAGTGAAATTATTTTGCTGAATTCTTATCTTGAAAAAGTAAAAAATGCCAATTCGCAATCTCGAAGAAGTTTAGAAATGCTTTGCGGAAGATATCCGGAAGGTTTATTAAAAGTTAATGCAGAGTTTTCAGCTTTAAAACAGGAAATTCCAGCCAATTTTCCTTTGAGTCTTTTAGAAAAAAGATCAGATATTATGGCACAACAGTTTCAGATAGAAGCCAGTTTTTATGAAGTTCAGGAAGCAAAAGCGGCAAGATTGCCTTCCATCAACATCAGCGCAGCTTTTGGTGCAGCAGAAACCAATGTAGGAGCTATCAGTAATCTTTTTTCCAATCCTTTGATAAAAGTTGGTGGCGGATTAACAACCCCTATTTTCAGCGGAGGAAAACTGAAAAAGAATGTTGAAGTAAAAACTTCAAAGCAAAAACAGGTGATAGAAGAATATGCAAAATCAGTACTTTTGGCCTATAATGAAGTAGAATCTGCATTAGCCAATCTCAGTTCTATAGAAAGGCAAAATGTTTTTCAGAAACAGGCAATTTCTTCACTGGAAAGGAATGTTGATTTAACGAAAAAACAAATAAAAATCGGCAGCAATAATAGTTTTGTCTTACTCCAAAAACAAAGAGACCTGATAAAAAAAGAGATGAACATCATCGACCTCGACCTGCAACAGCGTATTGAAAGAATCAATCTTTATATGGCTTTAGGAGCCAATGGTCTTGAACATTTTTAGAAATATTGATCTCAGTGGCTTTTCAGAAAGAAAAGCAGACTTGGGATCTTTTTATATATATTCAATTTTAGATAAGATAAAATAAAAACCACTGCAAAAATACAGTGGTTTTCAAATTTATAATTAAAATTATTTCAATCGATAAGAATCACCATTCCAAAGATACGTTTTTGAGGCGTTTTTCTTCTTTTCACGCTCTTTCTCATCTTTTTCCATCTCTTCCGTTTTAAAAATAAAAGCATCGGGAATTCCGCCTTTATCGTTAGGAAAAACAAATTGTTCACTGTGATAATAAACATCTGCATCTCCCACGTTCATCAACTGTGGAAGCACAATCATTTTTTTATCTTTCACCAAAACATATTGGTCATAACTTGCAATTCCACAGGCTTCACCAGAAACCATGGCTTTTAAAGTAAATTCTACATTTTTCAACTTATGATTGCTCTCAATAGTAAAGGTTCCGTAACTCAGACTTTCGGCTGAACCGGTATCGAAAGAAACCTCATCGATCAGTGTATTTCCTTCAACCATTTTAATGGAAGCAATATTTTGCTTGATCACAATCTCAGGATATTCCTTGTCTTTTTTATTAATGGTTTTCGTTAAGCCAAAAAGAAAATCATATCCGTTTTTAGTTCTGTAACCTACACAAAGATTTCCACCCCAAACGTAGCCTTCGGATGTTTTATCACCTTTCTGGTAAGATATTTTGTACCAATTGGCTCTTCTTTCGCCTAATTTCAAAATCGTTTCATCTTGTTTAAGGATCAAAATCTGCTGATTCATTTGTAAAGAATCGAGAATTTGGGCATTCACATTTGGTGACTGTCTGATTCTCGTAAGATCGGTAAAAATTTTCTGCGTTTTATTTTCTTCAAAATGAAAAACTCCGTTTGCATACTCATAATCTTCTTCCTGCGCAGAAAAAAACTGAATGATGCATACAAATAAAACAGTGATGAATGGTTTCATATTAATATTTTACAATTTACTTTTCAAGCAATAAGCTTACCCATTCTTCACGCTGCAGTTTCTTTTTTAGTTCTAAATTATTTTCTTTACAAACCTCCAAAATATCATCAACATCGAAGAAACACAATCCTGAAAGCAATAATTTACCACCTTCATTTAAAACAGAAACATACGTTGGAATATCTGAGATCAAAATATTTCTGTTGATATTCGCTAAAATAATGTCGTAATTTTCTTTGCCTAAATTATCTGCAGTTCCCAATTCGATATCCAATTCTACACCGTTTCTTACAGCATTTTCTTTTGAGTTTTCAACTGACCATTCATCAATATCAATGGCTTGTGTATCTCCGGCTCCGATTTGTTTTGCGTAAATCGCCAAAACCGAAGTTCCGCAACCCATATCTAAAACTTTCTTGTCTTTAAAATCGATATCCATCATTTGCTGAATCATCAAATGCGTTGTTGGGTGATGACCTGTTCCGAAAGACATTTTAGGCTGAATGATAATTTCGTGCATTCCTTCTACAGATTCATGAAATTCTGCTCTGATCAATACTTTATCATCGATATTGATCGGTTCAAAATTCTTTTCCCACTCTTCATTCCAGTTGATATTGGGCATTTCGGTGAAAGTATATTCTATTTTCACTTCTTCATTTTGAAAAAGAGGCAACGCTTTCAATTCTTCTTCTTTGAAAAGCTCTTTCTGAATATATCCTAAAATACCATGAATTTCTTCTGTGAAACTGTCGAAACCTATCTCGATAAGTTCTGCCATTAATATTTCGTTCCAAGGCTGAAGTGGAGAAATCTTGAAATCGAATTCTAAATAATTTTGCATGTGAATAATTTGTTGCAAAAATAAGTATTTAAAAGTTTAAAGCCGATGAGATTTACCCATGAAGATTATAATTGAAAGAAAATATATTTTGGCTGAAGCCATGTATCGTATCAAAACAAAAGCGGGCTAAAGCCCGCTCCTATTGATTTTATTATCTTAATGTAGAAGTTGTTATTATTTATAGCTATCCCGTATTTTTGTTTCACAAAAATCCACCTCTTTAAAGAAGGGGAATTTCGGTGTTTCTAATACTAACTTCTACTATCTAGTTTCTAACTTCTAAATTAAGGATTTGTAGAGAAAATAGAGCCATTCGCGATCAAAGCGCGTCTGTTCATTTTCAAAATATCTCTTACCCATTCTGCGAAATCTTCAGGCTGAAGTACTTTATCAGGGTTTCCGTCTGTTAAGCCTCCTTGAATAGACATATCTGAAGCAATTGTACTCGGCGTTAAAGTAATTACACGAATGTTTTGCTTTCTCCATTCTGCCATCATTGATTGAGATAAAGAAACGACGGCTGCTTTTGAAGCTGCATAAGCCGACATATTCGGTCCGCCTTTCAATCCTGCTGTAGAAGCTACATTTACAATATCACCTTCACCTTTTTCTTTTAAATATGGATAAACAGCTTTTGCTGCATAATACACTCCGAAAAGATTGGTTTTGATTACCTGCTCCCAAGTTTCTGAAGGCATCTCTTCAATAGAACCGAAATCACCGATCCCGGCATTGTTGATTAGAATATCTACTCCACCCAATTGTTCTACAATCGATTCTATTCCTGCTTTTACATGAATTTCATTATCGATACTAAAAACTGCGTATGCTGCATTAACACCCAATTTCTGGATCTCGTCAACAGTCATTTTAAGGTTTTCTTCGTTTCTTCCTGTGATTCCTATATTCACTCCTTCATTCGCAAGAATTAAAGCGATTGCTTTTCCGAGACCTCTTCCACCACCTGTAATGATGGCATTTTTTCCCTTTAGATTCATTATTTAAATTTTTATGATGCAAATTTACGAAACCATTTTTTCAAACAAGTGTTTATATTTTTGATTTAATAAAAATTAATCATCAGGAAATTCTATATCAAATCAAAACAAAACCAACTTACGAATAAGCTGGTTTTTGAAAGTAATATATAAAAAGTAAAAATGATGTAATGGATCAATATATAGACTTCCACCTTAATATTGTATTTTTCAAAATCTAATTTATTTTCCAAGCCGCCATCCCTATATTTTGACCGTTCAGGATCTGAAAGTATTTTTCCTAGGAATATTTTTCTGTAGAATTCCATTTAAAAATAAAGTTTGCAAATTTGAGATCGATGTTTCCATTGTATTCCATTTCGTCTCATTTTCTGTTGTCGATTCTGTATTCTACTTTAACTGTTTCGCTTTCGATAAAGAATTAAGTTTCTTTACGTCTACATTTTTTTGTTTTGTGCAAAATTAGAAAGCTATGACGAACATAGCTTTAATAGGGCTTTAACATATTTTGAACAAATTCTAAACGAGATATTAATTCATAATTAACAACAATGCACAAGCTTTTAGTTAGCAGTGTATTAAATGAATGAATTATGTTTAATATAAAAAGTGAGTTATTTTTAGTATAACTTAATGCCTTTTCTTGAGAAAATAAAAACCACAATTTTATTCAATTTTTTATTTACAAAGTAACGTGTCGCTCCTACGGAGCTTAGGATGCAAGAGGAAATTTTGCTACAAAGACATTGCCTCTACAGAGCAACAAACCACGCTTATTTAAAAAAAAACCGGCCTCAAATGAGACAGATTTTTTTGTTTAAATAATACAATAAATTTATTTGTCTTTCAACTGATCCGGAATATTGGTAGTAACAAATTTTACTCCTTGTTTTTTCAATTCGGTGTAAATTTCAACGTCATTTACCGTCCAGGAATTGGTGATTAACCCTAAAGCATTCGCTTCAGAGATCCATGTCGGGTTTTTCTGAAATACTGAATAGTGATAATCTAATCCGTCTAAACCTTCGTCTTTAATCTGTTGTGGAGAAAGTTCACCTCTTAAATACTGAACTTTAAAATCTGGAGCGATTTTTTTGATCTGCTTGCAGATATTTAAGCTAAATGAAATGTATTCACATTGAGATTCAAGCTTCATTTCTTTAATCATCTTAACGGTTTTTTCAACCATTTCGTTTTCTAAAGCTTCTGTCTTTGCTGGTTTTATTTCTACGATAAGCTTTAAAGCCTTGTCTTTTTTACCCGATTTCAAATAGTCTTTTAGAGTCGGATATTTTTCACCGTTTGAAAGTTTTAGTTTTGCCAGTTCTTTAAAATCTGTTTCAGAAATTTCCATTTTACCGTGATGCTCATCGTGGTTAATAACCAAAATACCGTCTTTAGACATTCTTACATCAAATTCAGATCCGTAAATCTTTAGTTTTTGAGCATTTTGTAATGCTGTAATAGAATTTTCCGTTGTTGGAGGCTGCGTCTGAAAATAACCTCTGTGCGCAATAATTTGGGTTTGTGCATTCATAAAAACTGTCGTTAAAACTGCAAACCCTAAGATAAACTTTTTCATAATATCGATTGATCATTAAAATCTAAAAGCCTTTTTCAGACTTTTAGATAAAATTAGTACTTATTTTTTAGAATGAATATTTTGCTCCGATCTGGATCTGATAAGGATTCCCTGATAAAGGTGCTAAACCGCTGGTATTTTTAGCATATTCAAACTGTTTTGTAACCGGGTCGAATTTGTTTATTCTATACAAAGACATATTTCCGTAAGATTTGTTTACCCCCCATTCTCTGTTAAGTAAATTGGCAAGGTTGAAAATATCAACAGAAAGTTCAAAAGCTCCAACTTTTTCAAACTTAATTTTTTTCGCTACACGTACATCCCAAACTCCGTAGAATCCGTTCTTTCCGCCGTTTCTTTCTGCAATTTGGTTATTGTAATCTGTGATGTAATTTTTTAAAGCTTTCCCAACTTCAGGATCATCAAT
Above is a genomic segment from Chryseobacterium mulctrae containing:
- a CDS encoding HlyD family secretion protein: MLELLIGIYAGICWLLIKKLKLIPWNFNTQVVVYSLPIFGSIALILSLNYFCPITSDVKVGNRSVDITTQTLGRVKKVYVKTNQEVKKGDTLFTIDPLPYQQEIKSLEAQLSNMKSTVSSYNSDIDASRKNILSLQSQLNLSNKRIKQYQELVNAGAANKFDLEQAMSTSQDLQSRISAAQAQKSSLETKYNSNYNGENASVSEIKAKLEQAKWNLSQTVVLAPTDGFIPNVQLNEGAIIAPFKSAFVLIQKQQSIIAFFSQNELEAVKNGDEVELALKTSPGKVVKAKLEYVIDATSQGIMNNAGGMFGGNGTTAGIPDTARQLPETDGKLIAKFVLDEKEKPLTVGARGTAVIYSDNIKPLHLIRKVMVRVNSKVNYLILKLH
- a CDS encoding TolC family protein, with amino-acid sequence MLKKISIASVLLLTLTSCIGYKNATPEKVEDLKNTSEIKANIEIPDKWIQDKETDSPDFSYQWMNELITTELEVLVKEGLAHNADIIISKEKLNQIELSMDIAGSNLYPSVNALANTSNNLVSGTHIGNLQLKANWELDLWGKNKSAEMVSVSQYYSAAFQQKMLKQSVAAMIAKAYYLNIAGQYQEQKISQYIGMTEDLKKIYLVQNKVGTANEIDLSNIESEIILLNSYLEKVKNANSQSRRSLEMLCGRYPEGLLKVNAEFSALKQEIPANFPLSLLEKRSDIMAQQFQIEASFYEVQEAKAARLPSINISAAFGAAETNVGAISNLFSNPLIKVGGGLTTPIFSGGKLKKNVEVKTSKQKQVIEEYAKSVLLAYNEVESALANLSSIERQNVFQKQAISSLERNVDLTKKQIKIGSNNSFVLLQKQRDLIKKEMNIIDLDLQQRIERINLYMALGANGLEHF
- a CDS encoding SH3 domain-containing protein; this translates as MKPFITVLFVCIIQFFSAQEEDYEYANGVFHFEENKTQKIFTDLTRIRQSPNVNAQILDSLQMNQQILILKQDETILKLGERRANWYKISYQKGDKTSEGYVWGGNLCVGYRTKNGYDFLFGLTKTINKKDKEYPEIVIKQNIASIKMVEGNTLIDEVSFDTGSAESLSYGTFTIESNHKLKNVEFTLKAMVSGEACGIASYDQYVLVKDKKMIVLPQLMNVGDADVYYHSEQFVFPNDKGGIPDAFIFKTEEMEKDEKEREKKKNASKTYLWNGDSYRLK
- the prmA gene encoding 50S ribosomal protein L11 methyltransferase; translated protein: MQNYLEFDFKISPLQPWNEILMAELIEIGFDSFTEEIHGILGYIQKELFKEEELKALPLFQNEEVKIEYTFTEMPNINWNEEWEKNFEPINIDDKVLIRAEFHESVEGMHEIIIQPKMSFGTGHHPTTHLMIQQMMDIDFKDKKVLDMGCGTSVLAIYAKQIGAGDTQAIDIDEWSVENSKENAVRNGVELDIELGTADNLGKENYDIILANINRNILISDIPTYVSVLNEGGKLLLSGLCFFDVDDILEVCKENNLELKKKLQREEWVSLLLEK
- a CDS encoding 3-ketoacyl-ACP reductase — its product is MNLKGKNAIITGGGRGLGKAIALILANEGVNIGITGRNEENLKMTVDEIQKLGVNAAYAVFSIDNEIHVKAGIESIVEQLGGVDILINNAGIGDFGSIEEMPSETWEQVIKTNLFGVYYAAKAVYPYLKEKGEGDIVNVASTAGLKGGPNMSAYAASKAAVVSLSQSMMAEWRKQNIRVITLTPSTIASDMSIQGGLTDGNPDKVLQPEDFAEWVRDILKMNRRALIANGSIFSTNP
- a CDS encoding glycerophosphodiester phosphodiesterase family protein; its protein translation is MKKFILGFAVLTTVFMNAQTQIIAHRGYFQTQPPTTENSITALQNAQKLKIYGSEFDVRMSKDGILVINHDEHHGKMEISETDFKELAKLKLSNGEKYPTLKDYLKSGKKDKALKLIVEIKPAKTEALENEMVEKTVKMIKEMKLESQCEYISFSLNICKQIKKIAPDFKVQYLRGELSPQQIKDEGLDGLDYHYSVFQKNPTWISEANALGLITNSWTVNDVEIYTELKKQGVKFVTTNIPDQLKDK